TCGTTTCTGAGCATGATACTTAAAACTACCTTTCAAACAGTTGTAGAAGTTATATATATAATCTATAACTATAAGTTCCTTTTGCCTCGAAGGGAGAATAATGAAAAAACGCGTTGGGATAATAGGAGGCTCCGGTGTTTATTCGTTTGACGGAGTTAAAATAGAAGGAGAACTGAATACCGAAACTCCATTTGGAAGACCGTCAGCTCCTCTGATTCTGGCCGAATACGATGGAATCCCTCTGGTTTTTCTTCCTCGGCATGGCGAGGATCACACACTATCTCCCTCCGAAGTTCCATACGCAGCAAATATATATGCAATGAAATATATTGGCGTACGTAAGATCATCTCGATATCAGCTGTTGGAAGTCTTCAGGAGAAGTATCACCCAAGACATTTTGTTATTCCGGATCAGCTTTTCGACAGAACAAAAGGAATTAGAAGGTCTACATACTTTAGTGGTGGATTAGTTGGCCATATAGGATTTGGCGAACCCTTCTGCGGAAAACTATCCGGGATTCTCGCTGACTCAGCTGAGGATGCAGACGCTATAATACATAGAGGTGGAACTCTTGTCTGCATGGAAGGACCTGCTTTCTCCACAAGGGCAGAGAGTAATATTTACCGTCGTCAGGGGCATGCTGTTATCGGTATGACAGCACTTCCAGAAGCTAAACTCGCCAGGGAAGCAGGGATATGTTATTCGATCCTTGGATTAGTCACAGACTACGATGTATGGCATGAATCAGAGGATGATGTTTCAGTTGAAGCTGTAATAGCGAACATCAGGGTGAATACTGTTCGGGCAAGGAGAACGATTGAGAACGTGCTGAAGAAGATAGATCCCGAGGATACAGAATGTGCTTGCCATGGAGGCGCAGAGGTTATTGAAAATTCGATCATGACAACTCCTGCAAATCGGAGTTATCTGGCAAAGGAGCATCTGAAAGTCATTTTAGAGAGATAGGTTTTCTTGACTGGTTCAACTGTAGGTGATATCG
This portion of the Candidatus Aegiribacteria sp. genome encodes:
- the mtnP gene encoding S-methyl-5'-thioadenosine phosphorylase — its product is MKKRVGIIGGSGVYSFDGVKIEGELNTETPFGRPSAPLILAEYDGIPLVFLPRHGEDHTLSPSEVPYAANIYAMKYIGVRKIISISAVGSLQEKYHPRHFVIPDQLFDRTKGIRRSTYFSGGLVGHIGFGEPFCGKLSGILADSAEDADAIIHRGGTLVCMEGPAFSTRAESNIYRRQGHAVIGMTALPEAKLAREAGICYSILGLVTDYDVWHESEDDVSVEAVIANIRVNTVRARRTIENVLKKIDPEDTECACHGGAEVIENSIMTTPANRSYLAKEHLKVILER